From the Phycisphaeraceae bacterium genome, the window TGGTGGGCTTTGACATCTCCGGGCGCACTGGAATCGCGTACGCATCGGTTCTTGATGTCATGCTCTCCCGCACGACTTTCTGGTCAATCGATCTCATGACCGGCCAGGCGATGAGCATCGGCGAAATCGGTGGCGGATCGCTCGTGACAGCTATGACGGTCATTCCGACGCCGGGCGGGGTAGCGATCGGGAGCATCGCAGGACTTGCACTGCTCCGTCGGCGCCGTCGTTGATCTTCAAACGGCAGCTTTGAAGCGATGGTGAGGAGGATTCCATCGCTCGAAGGTCGAGATCAAAGTTTCTGTGGCGCTAAACCCACGTCAGGCACCCCCGCAGGTGGCATCCGATCGAAGGCTGTTTCACCCTGCGGGGGTCGCTGCGCGCTCAGCGCGAACGGGTGCGTGTTGATCTGCGAGGCTTGGTTGTCGTGGCCGGCTCCGGAGCGCGTGAACGCGCGCGGGAAGTTGGGGAGATCTGTTTCTTCTCCGCTTTCTTTCCGCCAGTCGCTTTCGTTGCAGGCGATTTGGTTGACTTTTTCTTCTTCGCTACTTTCTCTTTGACAACCTTTGACACTTTCTTCTTTGACACCTTCTTCGCAGCAGGCTTGGCTGGAGTCGTCCTGGCAGCTGGTCCAGTTGCTGACTTCTTTGCGGGTGTGCCAGCTTCGACACGTGCAGCTTCGTACTGCGCGACGTACGCAGCGACGGATACACGCTGCACAGCATCAGCGATGACATCGAGCGCCAGATCCTCGACCTTCTTGAATCGAATGCAAGCCTTGCCAGCATCGAGTTTCCTGGCACCCGAAGCAGCCCACGCGCGTTCGAACCGTTCGCGCTCGTCAAGGCTGTAATAGATGCACGACAGGTAAAGCGACATGTGCCCCTTCTGCGAGGCGAGGCCCGCGAAAGGCAATGGCTGTGACGGGTCGCAGTGATAGCCCGGCGGATAGATCGAGTGCGGCACGTAGTACCCGATCATGCCGTACTGCATGCCCTCTTCATAGCCCGCGGGAAGGCAAGCGAGAATTGCCTTCCGCACAGTCTGGATCGCTGCCCGGCGATCGGCGGGCAACTGGGCCACATACTCGTCAACCGTTCGTGCGTTGCTTTGCATGGCACAATTGTACCATGCTGTCACGCTCATCGACAATCTGCCGCGAACCGCACGCCGATCAGGGGCAACCGGCGCTGTAGGCATTCAGATACGTCTGCACATCAAAGAAGTCGAGGATGCCGTCGCCATTGAAGTCGGCAACGGGGTTCTGAGTGGAATACGCATGCAAGAACGCCTGCACGTCGAAGAAATCGAGAATCCCGTCAGCATTGATGTCTGCGAGGCAGGGCAGTGGCTCATCGGGTAAGACTGCGTGCAAAATGGCAAAGCCGAGGGTGTCAGGAACATGGATGACAAGCGTGCGCGTTGTGCGGAACTTGCCGTCGTCGGCTGTGAAGAGCACATGGTGGGGTTCGGAGTACCCATTGGCGCTCGTGACCTGAAGTGAGTCGGGATTGAACTCGAAGCGCCCATCCTCGGGGTTGAAGGTGCCGTTTTCGATCGGGGTTGCGCGAAGGGTGATCGGATCGCCGTTGGCGTCAGACGCAAGAACTCGCATCGAGAACATGCCGCCCTCTGCAACGGTAACGGTATCAGCAGAAGTAAAACCGAGGGTCGGCAACGCGTTGCTCTGTCGCGACCGATGGGTCATGATGTCGAACGTGTACTGGTCCTGTTGGCCTGCGGCGAAGGCAATGTTCACATCATCGACTTCGAGGAAGTGATATTCAACGACCTGCTGCACACCTTCGGTCCAGACTGCTTCGAGCACGAGCAGCGCGTTGCGACCGACGGGGTCTGGCGCGTTGAAGGTGTTGTTGTTCTCGCGGCTTGACCAGGGGTTGTTGACATTCATGCCGCCGTTCCAACCGGGCAGGGTCACATTCGGGAAGGTCCACTGCCCCTGAGCGTTGGTGGTGCCTGAGAACTTCGGGGTATTGGGCACGATCGCGTTGCGCTCGCGCTGGAAGATGCGCAGTGCTGCGTTCGCGACTGGTGAGCCGTCGAAGTTGCGGAGTTTGATCGAGATCGGTCCTTGCGGGATCGCACCGAGATAGTCGCCATAGAACCCGCGACGGAGGCCGAGGTTGCGGTTCATGCCCGCTACCGACCCGCGGCTGAAGAAGCGGGCTCCGGTGTTTGCCATAGCCCCGCGACCGGTTGCGTCGATGCGTGCGACACCGTTGAAATAAAAGTATCGTTCGTTGCCATAGGCCACGTTCCATGGGCTGACGAGCGGCATGAGTGCCGTGCCTGCTACGAGTTGCCCGTTATGGCGAATGAGCATGTTCTGCGTGGCGACATCGTAGTTGTAGATGTCGATGAGCCCGACCTGGTGCGCGAGTTCATGAACCAGCGCGTGATCGACCTTCTTGATGAAGGCCTGAATGTACCACACGGGCCAGTCGAATCCCCACACGCCGTCGGTCGTCCATGTGACGTTGCCAATTGGCTCGTGCGTCCCGCCGGGGTCGAGTGTTCCATCGGGCACGACCTCGAGCATGGCGAGCCGGAATCGCTGCCGCCCGCCCGAGATCCAGAGTTTGCGCTGCAGCGCGAGCATCTGAAGTTGGGCCCAGTCTTCGGGAGAATAGGTTTCGATGAAGTTTGGTCGAATGCTGAAATCGTCGTAGGTGTGCTGATCGATGTAGAAATGGAACTGGATGGCGTTGATGTAGTCCTTGCGCGTATTGTTGAGGAGGCTGCTCTCTTCGACAGTGTTTTCCGGATCGAGCGTGAGTTCGATTGTGTGGTTGCCGATCGCGCGTTGATACTTGGGTGACTGATAGACCTCGGCACCCGGATTGATATCAATGGTCTGCACGGCATCGGCCGGCCACGGACGCTGATAGGTCAGGAGCATGCGCTCGCCGGGTTGCATGACCGGAATGATGCCGGTGTTGACAACAACGCCATTAAAACGCCACTCGAAGGGCACGTCATACGCGGGCACGTCGCCCTTGTTGAAGACATGTCCTGTCCATGTGACGAGTTCGCCCGGAGCGGGCCATTTCTGCTGATTGAGGTACTGTGTCTGGATCCGCTGGTCGCCGTTGAAGTTGATGCGGAATCGTTCGTACTCGGGCGAGCGATGAATGAACCCGACATTGAGATCGACAGGTCGCACCGCGCGCACATTGAGCGTGGTCTGGGCCTGCACGACGCCGATCTGGGCAAGGATGCCGGTTGAGCCGACACCGACTGCTGTAGCCAGTCCGTCTGCGACCGTTGCTACGTTCTGGTTCGTGGCTGACCAGTCGGCGATGGAGGTCACGTCGTAGCGCACAGGGCCGTAACTGAGCGAGGCTTCAGCGGTGTACTGAATCGAGTTTCCGACCGGGATCTCGCGGGTGCCGGTGGGCGAGAGTTCGATGGTGTTGATGCGAACGGTCTGGCCGTTGATGACGACTTCTTCAGTCGGCTCGGGCGACTGAAGTTCGAGTTCGCGGATATGGACGAAGTCGTCGCGCTCGAGCCGCTGAACAATGAAGCGCCACACACGCCGCGTGACAGGCGCATCGTTCCATTCGGCCCAGCCCATGATGCTGTCCTCGACGCGGTGAGCGTTGAGCACGCGCACCC encodes:
- a CDS encoding DUF1801 domain-containing protein, which gives rise to MQSNARTVDEYVAQLPADRRAAIQTVRKAILACLPAGYEEGMQYGMIGYYVPHSIYPPGYHCDPSQPLPFAGLASQKGHMSLYLSCIYYSLDERERFERAWAASGARKLDAGKACIRFKKVEDLALDVIADAVQRVSVAAYVAQYEAARVEAGTPAKKSATGPAARTTPAKPAAKKVSKKKVSKVVKEKVAKKKKSTKSPATKATGGKKAEKKQISPTSRARSRAPEPATTTKPRRSTRTRSR